Proteins encoded in a region of the Paenibacillus sp. E222 genome:
- a CDS encoding formate/nitrite transporter family protein, whose protein sequence is METEGLRNVEKLALKKHKIYKQSLIRYLARSMLASMFIGFGVIVAFKTGNFFYMEDSPFTYPMAALTFGAAIILIAYGGGDLFTGNTFYYTYAALRKKLKWFEVVKLWIASYSGNLMGAAVFALLIYLTGLFDSSQVNGFLLSVVEHKMEAPAMQLFFRGILCNWLVCLAFFVPMFMKENGAKMFAMMLFVFCFFISGYEHSVANMCTFAIALVLNHPGTISFGGVIHNLIPVTLGNLVGGVLLMGFMYYAVNKPFLDEETH, encoded by the coding sequence ATGGAAACGGAAGGTTTACGCAACGTAGAGAAGCTGGCGCTGAAGAAACACAAGATTTACAAACAAAGCTTGATCAGGTACCTTGCACGCTCCATGCTCGCCAGCATGTTTATCGGGTTTGGCGTCATCGTGGCGTTCAAGACGGGTAACTTCTTTTATATGGAGGATTCCCCTTTTACATACCCTATGGCTGCCCTCACGTTCGGCGCGGCAATTATTCTGATCGCCTATGGTGGCGGTGATTTGTTCACAGGAAATACGTTCTACTACACCTATGCCGCCTTACGCAAGAAACTGAAATGGTTCGAAGTGGTGAAGCTGTGGATTGCAAGTTACAGTGGAAATCTAATGGGTGCGGCGGTATTTGCCTTGTTAATCTACCTGACGGGTCTGTTCGATTCATCTCAGGTGAATGGTTTTCTGCTGAGTGTCGTAGAGCACAAGATGGAGGCTCCGGCCATGCAGCTTTTCTTCCGGGGCATTCTGTGTAACTGGCTCGTATGTCTGGCGTTCTTTGTGCCGATGTTCATGAAGGAGAATGGTGCGAAAATGTTCGCCATGATGCTCTTTGTCTTCTGTTTCTTCATCTCGGGATATGAGCATAGCGTCGCCAATATGTGTACGTTTGCGATTGCGCTGGTACTGAACCATCCGGGGACGATCTCATTCGGCGGGGTTATTCACAACCTGATTCCGGTCACGCTCGGCAATCTGGTGGGCGGCGTACTGTTGATGGGCTTCATGTATTATGCGGTGAACAAACCGTTTCTGGACGAAGAGACACACTAA
- a CDS encoding S-layer homology domain-containing protein: MNQDWKKLLLTSIVVGMLWGNQIVNAADQTGEVANHISSVFTDQTDIRSTSLQAVQEAVKQGLIAGYPDGSFHPRQHLTRREMAVLLAKAAHLTLEEPSQLVRNNSDWATPYIDAIRKVGWMTGDASGNFRANDPIRREELASILVRVTGAQGIKGGQQQTLSDESMVSSWAKEQVHTALKLGLLESSEGSFNSKALVERQDIAGILVDVFQTGERTASLTKLDGDVAYIDGRPFVISKELQSILNDGNKDALQNAVITYDARTRNLSSLSEIQIVQAGTVKDPVTLDLKGSSYKGVISVSADHVILRADTLSQVFLKSGVSVVSIEGDIEAVTVDTTDKVTVQGSGTWKQIQLKDAKSVIQLPETVKTDKVILPKGGVSTQIIRSTPTVTRPSSNTGTSNSNSDSGGSSGPSTPTPETNPPVVTPLPPINHAPEVVKTLQTVEIQLGTTSDPIDLKTIFSDPDGDELTFVVTSSDNQVASADITDNMMSLNFYSVGSATMTVTAKDNIGAEVKSEFTVEVKAPVAINHKPTVAGQISKLNVTLGKVSDTVSLDGVFEDSDGDILTYTAESSDSNVVDTSVQGETLTLGFKNVIGSATVTVKATDPDGEEAETTFTVKVEDPDAGKGLFISEVVWGEEFNQAIELYNPTSKPLNGGDITIVRSDTDTPITLDPDTIIPTTGTLVLAEELSNFIEEEYYYLILGLAENTEPVTLTLYYKGEIMDTAVIVPAQSLTRKRDTVQGDKLSYEPSEWSNIGENNYDNLGKFDSLITP, encoded by the coding sequence ATGAATCAAGATTGGAAAAAATTACTACTTACTTCAATTGTAGTGGGCATGCTGTGGGGAAATCAGATCGTCAACGCAGCCGATCAAACGGGAGAAGTAGCAAATCATATATCATCGGTTTTCACAGATCAAACCGATATCCGTTCCACTTCCTTGCAAGCGGTTCAGGAAGCGGTAAAACAAGGATTAATTGCGGGATATCCTGATGGCTCCTTTCATCCGAGGCAGCATTTGACTCGAAGAGAAATGGCCGTATTGCTGGCTAAAGCAGCCCATTTAACACTTGAAGAACCATCGCAATTGGTTCGGAATAATTCAGACTGGGCCACTCCTTATATTGATGCTATTCGAAAAGTAGGCTGGATGACTGGAGACGCATCCGGTAATTTCCGTGCCAACGATCCAATTCGACGGGAAGAACTCGCTTCCATCTTGGTAAGAGTTACAGGAGCACAAGGAATAAAGGGAGGTCAACAACAGACACTTTCAGATGAATCCATGGTGAGTAGTTGGGCCAAAGAGCAGGTACATACAGCATTAAAGCTTGGATTGTTGGAATCCAGTGAAGGAAGTTTCAATTCCAAGGCTTTGGTGGAGCGGCAAGATATTGCTGGAATTCTAGTAGACGTTTTTCAAACGGGAGAGAGAACAGCTTCTCTGACTAAATTGGATGGAGATGTTGCCTACATCGACGGACGTCCTTTTGTAATTAGTAAAGAGCTTCAAAGTATTTTGAATGATGGGAATAAAGATGCATTACAGAACGCTGTGATCACTTATGATGCTCGAACACGTAATCTATCTTCCTTGTCGGAAATTCAGATTGTTCAAGCAGGGACAGTTAAAGATCCAGTGACATTGGATCTGAAAGGTTCATCTTATAAGGGCGTGATTTCAGTCTCGGCAGATCATGTGATTTTGAGAGCCGACACATTGTCCCAAGTTTTCTTAAAATCTGGAGTTAGTGTAGTTAGCATCGAAGGGGACATCGAGGCAGTGACCGTAGATACTACTGATAAGGTTACCGTTCAGGGAAGTGGAACATGGAAACAGATACAACTGAAAGATGCGAAGTCTGTTATTCAATTGCCTGAGACTGTAAAAACGGACAAGGTTATTCTTCCGAAAGGAGGGGTATCAACACAGATCATCCGCAGTACACCGACTGTAACGAGACCATCCAGTAATACGGGGACTAGCAACTCTAATTCAGATTCAGGTGGCTCATCGGGCCCATCAACGCCAACACCTGAAACAAATCCGCCAGTTGTAACGCCGCTACCGCCAATAAACCATGCTCCCGAAGTGGTGAAAACACTGCAAACTGTTGAAATTCAATTGGGAACTACAAGTGATCCAATAGATTTAAAAACTATTTTCTCAGACCCGGACGGAGATGAACTGACCTTTGTTGTTACTTCATCCGATAATCAAGTTGCGAGTGCTGATATTACAGACAATATGATGTCACTGAATTTCTATTCTGTTGGATCTGCCACGATGACTGTAACTGCCAAGGACAATATCGGTGCAGAAGTGAAGAGCGAGTTCACTGTCGAGGTCAAAGCTCCTGTAGCTATTAATCATAAGCCCACGGTAGCAGGGCAGATTTCTAAGTTGAATGTAACTTTGGGAAAGGTTAGCGATACGGTAAGCCTGGATGGTGTGTTCGAAGATTCAGATGGAGACATTCTGACGTATACAGCAGAATCTTCGGATTCCAATGTAGTAGATACCAGTGTGCAAGGAGAAACATTGACATTGGGCTTCAAAAACGTTATTGGTTCAGCTACGGTTACGGTCAAAGCTACCGATCCTGATGGTGAAGAAGCTGAGACCACATTTACGGTTAAAGTGGAAGACCCGGATGCAGGAAAGGGATTATTTATTTCTGAGGTAGTCTGGGGTGAGGAGTTCAATCAGGCAATTGAGTTGTATAACCCTACATCCAAACCGCTTAACGGAGGGGATATCACAATTGTACGCAGCGATACTGATACGCCTATTACGTTAGATCCCGACACAATTATTCCCACCACAGGCACGTTGGTTCTCGCAGAAGAGCTTAGTAATTTTATAGAGGAAGAGTACTATTATCTGATTCTAGGTCTGGCTGAAAATACGGAGCCGGTAACGCTGACGCTATATTACAAAGGGGAAATCATGGATACGGCAGTTATTGTACCTGCTCAATCTTTGACAAGAAAAAGGGATACTGTTCAAGGTGACAAGCTTTCTTATGAGCCATCCGAATGGAGCAATATCGGAGAAAACAATTATGATAACTTGGGCAAATTCGATTCTTTAATTACTCCTTAA
- a CDS encoding S-layer homology domain-containing protein yields MRKMKRTAQLAMIALLLSNTVPVAAQSRDSAEQTITPSSISSGSNATNQLNDSMNKAVGMGFIKGDPDGNLRATDPITRQELAVVLAQALGLTTSKKVSEPFVDVNSSSWSAPSIQAVKKAGLLQGDTKGYFHPRAEITGQELITVLVRATAYAKQGNQIESLPSEWKGASAWAAPYIQAAEKANLLSEYQGENKVKQGLVRGEAIGMMLSAIFPETRLSVVQSIHGSQVQINGVVYQISEQVAGLLNERNKAVLDQAGIQFKSQDHTITEINALEIRKGGKSAQTGEAEFSRNLLLNAGETTLNGDLTIKADFNSVQGLKIKGKLTIAPEMEHDFYAKNIKVEQSISVQGGDSNTVVFEDSVLNNVNIDKSDVHVVFSGSTNAQEVSIKTDSALEIANTAELSLLNIVDGASKVEMQGTVDTVKLNTSKPLQLNGNVSLPQLTVDGVGAVNLNVAGTIQRLQVNNAAAQVNITGNIKVAEVSLAAGVPSSAVSGNTGTVTSNAASSSSGGTGGSETTPVVANRSPELLKPFENRKFTANGQGKTLNLNDYVTDPDGDSITYTVASSKSSVAKVVLSGSNLEIIPLEHGTATITVSSNDGRGKRLRSTFDVNVNAPPLPSPIPDQELIAGSGSTDVHLMVYVMDDEKYESELLYSVLNSAPEIVDTEIVKSEYGQSVLRLTPKKAGEVVLKIKVDDGQIADDGSTGVTELDMRVVVLPPLNRAPMGEAPSKIDVYLGDDIPVVKLNELYTDPDGDALTYSAASSNSDGVAVEENAGELKLTALQLGTYTISYSVNDGKGGLTSGTFDINVDPIPNLNPVGQSPGWINVYFGFLPDRIPSVNLNDYYSDPDGDPLTFSASSSDPDGLIVEEISGVLNFTALKFGEYTINYSVEDGRGGFVSTGFQISVNPKPNASPILTSDLPAQTLFLGKEDIVIDLSQYFSDPDGDALEFQTPIDFNNFLIAEMNIQENKLIIHPKQVGKFQADIIAKDVYGKKATVPIDVEVLESGSIGSIPDQTVTWPWTTEDIDLTPYLLNFDISTLTVDASSEDVNIAEVSTTGSRVSVAPIAEGHTTVTLTVYDQTGRSEQASFGLTIQGEPAGPNLSPEVVSSIYEQVLTPNVTNDRTFDLSQLFSDPDGDVLQFAISSISSEAVNASINGSLLTLKPGTGNAVAPLTLTAKDGKGGEAEYSFNVRTASLVNDGVMQINTKSGVQDALTYSTSNLFPGQTSFKLYSGTPDSTFTGPDTINTTQITLTASPLYFWIIGNDGRAVVVQVNSLPQGSPELFFSQYMDAGDGRSVVQLYYTGDGNPSHKATGYQVDVYQWMKKTSTMKVTTKNVFDVVPGMPFIYINYIFYDFFDITSATYYNDELELYNPNEYNVVALVLKKDGRIVDVLGDPSSHDQFMPAGGTFIRKRGIYTGSQQFSLTGEWNEFPKGTLQHVGKHTP; encoded by the coding sequence ATGCGAAAAATGAAAAGAACAGCACAATTAGCCATGATTGCATTGCTCTTAAGTAATACTGTTCCAGTTGCTGCACAGAGTCGGGATTCAGCAGAGCAGACGATAACCCCATCTAGCATATCTTCAGGCTCCAATGCTACAAATCAATTAAATGATTCGATGAATAAGGCTGTAGGCATGGGGTTCATCAAAGGAGATCCAGATGGGAACCTTCGGGCGACCGATCCGATCACCCGTCAGGAACTGGCGGTTGTTCTTGCGCAGGCTCTCGGACTAACAACAAGTAAGAAAGTTTCAGAGCCATTTGTAGATGTGAACTCATCTAGTTGGTCAGCACCTTCCATTCAAGCGGTGAAGAAGGCTGGTCTTTTGCAGGGAGATACAAAAGGGTATTTCCATCCACGAGCGGAGATTACCGGACAGGAATTGATCACCGTTTTGGTGAGAGCAACGGCTTATGCTAAACAAGGTAATCAAATAGAGTCACTTCCTTCGGAATGGAAAGGGGCAAGTGCGTGGGCGGCTCCTTATATCCAAGCTGCTGAGAAGGCTAATCTTCTAAGTGAATATCAGGGAGAGAATAAAGTTAAACAAGGTCTTGTTCGGGGCGAAGCCATAGGTATGATGTTGTCAGCCATCTTCCCAGAAACCCGCCTGTCTGTGGTCCAGTCAATCCATGGAAGCCAAGTTCAGATCAACGGAGTTGTCTATCAGATATCTGAACAAGTGGCAGGTCTTCTGAATGAACGTAACAAGGCTGTACTTGATCAGGCTGGTATACAGTTTAAGAGCCAAGATCATACAATTACCGAAATTAACGCCTTGGAAATTAGAAAAGGTGGAAAATCAGCACAGACAGGAGAGGCGGAATTCAGCCGTAATCTGTTATTGAATGCTGGGGAAACCACATTGAATGGAGATCTGACGATTAAGGCGGACTTCAATTCGGTACAAGGGCTTAAGATCAAAGGCAAACTGACGATAGCACCAGAGATGGAGCATGATTTCTATGCCAAAAATATAAAAGTAGAACAATCTATTTCAGTTCAGGGTGGCGACAGCAATACCGTTGTGTTCGAAGACTCTGTTCTAAACAATGTGAATATAGATAAAAGTGATGTACATGTGGTGTTCTCGGGCAGTACGAATGCTCAAGAGGTTAGTATTAAAACTGACAGTGCTCTTGAAATTGCAAACACAGCTGAGCTGTCTTTACTGAATATTGTAGATGGCGCGAGTAAGGTGGAAATGCAGGGAACTGTAGATACGGTCAAGTTGAATACGTCAAAGCCTCTGCAACTTAACGGTAATGTCAGCCTGCCACAATTAACGGTTGATGGGGTTGGGGCTGTTAATCTTAATGTAGCGGGTACCATTCAACGACTTCAGGTGAATAATGCAGCAGCACAGGTTAATATAACAGGGAATATTAAGGTTGCCGAGGTTTCTCTGGCTGCTGGAGTACCATCTTCGGCCGTAAGTGGAAACACCGGAACAGTAACTTCGAATGCGGCATCTTCTTCGTCAGGTGGAACGGGAGGGAGCGAAACAACTCCTGTTGTTGCCAATCGATCACCTGAACTGCTGAAGCCATTTGAAAATCGCAAGTTTACGGCAAATGGTCAGGGTAAGACGTTAAACCTGAACGACTATGTGACTGATCCGGATGGTGATTCAATAACGTATACGGTTGCTTCGTCCAAATCCTCAGTAGCTAAGGTTGTGCTTAGTGGATCAAATCTCGAAATTATACCCTTGGAACATGGTACAGCCACAATAACCGTGTCCTCGAATGATGGTCGCGGCAAAAGGCTAAGGTCCACATTTGACGTCAACGTGAATGCACCACCTCTTCCATCACCGATCCCGGATCAAGAGCTTATAGCCGGGTCAGGCAGCACAGATGTCCATCTCATGGTCTATGTTATGGATGACGAGAAATATGAATCGGAGCTGCTTTACAGTGTATTGAATAGTGCCCCGGAAATCGTGGATACGGAGATCGTAAAATCGGAATATGGGCAATCTGTATTGAGGTTAACGCCTAAAAAGGCGGGCGAAGTTGTTCTTAAAATCAAAGTGGATGATGGGCAAATCGCAGATGATGGCAGTACGGGTGTTACAGAACTCGACATGAGGGTTGTTGTTCTTCCACCACTGAATCGTGCGCCTATGGGAGAAGCTCCATCGAAAATAGACGTCTATCTGGGTGATGACATCCCTGTAGTGAAACTGAACGAGCTATATACTGATCCAGATGGTGATGCTTTAACGTATTCAGCAGCTTCATCCAATTCAGATGGGGTTGCTGTGGAGGAAAATGCAGGTGAGTTGAAGTTAACTGCTCTTCAACTTGGAACTTATACCATATCGTATTCCGTAAATGACGGTAAGGGCGGATTAACAAGTGGCACATTTGATATCAATGTAGATCCTATACCGAATTTGAATCCGGTAGGACAGTCACCTGGTTGGATTAACGTATATTTTGGTTTCTTACCAGATCGAATTCCATCTGTTAACTTAAATGATTATTATAGTGATCCAGACGGTGACCCGCTTACATTCAGCGCCAGTTCATCTGATCCGGATGGATTGATAGTGGAGGAAATTTCCGGAGTGCTGAATTTTACTGCTCTGAAATTTGGAGAATATACCATTAACTATTCGGTTGAAGATGGTAGGGGAGGTTTCGTTTCCACTGGTTTTCAAATAAGCGTTAATCCTAAGCCTAATGCTTCTCCAATTCTTACGAGTGATCTACCTGCTCAAACGTTGTTTCTGGGTAAGGAGGATATTGTCATTGATCTCTCACAATATTTTAGTGATCCAGATGGAGATGCATTAGAGTTTCAAACGCCAATTGACTTCAATAATTTCCTGATAGCAGAGATGAATATTCAAGAAAACAAGCTGATTATTCATCCCAAGCAAGTTGGGAAATTTCAAGCTGACATTATAGCAAAAGATGTATATGGCAAAAAGGCAACAGTCCCTATTGATGTAGAGGTCTTAGAATCAGGAAGCATTGGTTCGATTCCGGATCAAACGGTAACATGGCCTTGGACGACTGAGGATATAGACCTTACTCCGTACCTGCTGAATTTTGACATAAGTACATTAACGGTGGATGCCTCTTCTGAAGACGTCAATATTGCGGAAGTTTCTACTACTGGTTCGAGGGTATCTGTCGCTCCAATTGCGGAAGGACACACAACAGTGACGTTAACGGTGTATGATCAGACAGGACGAAGCGAGCAAGCGTCCTTTGGCTTGACCATACAAGGTGAGCCTGCTGGTCCTAATTTATCACCAGAGGTTGTAAGCAGTATTTACGAACAAGTTTTAACACCCAATGTAACGAACGATCGTACGTTTGATCTGAGTCAATTGTTCAGTGATCCAGATGGAGATGTGTTACAATTTGCAATTAGCAGCATTTCGAGCGAAGCAGTTAATGCAAGCATTAATGGTAGCCTGTTAACCTTGAAGCCGGGAACAGGTAATGCAGTAGCCCCATTAACCCTGACGGCGAAGGATGGAAAAGGTGGAGAGGCAGAGTATTCCTTTAATGTTCGTACCGCTTCTCTGGTGAATGATGGAGTGATGCAGATCAATACGAAATCAGGGGTGCAGGATGCTCTAACCTATTCAACTTCGAATTTGTTCCCGGGACAGACAAGTTTCAAACTATATAGTGGCACACCAGATTCGACGTTTACGGGACCGGATACGATAAATACGACTCAAATTACTTTAACCGCATCTCCGTTGTACTTCTGGATTATTGGAAATGATGGTAGAGCCGTGGTCGTTCAGGTCAATTCGCTTCCACAAGGCTCACCCGAGTTATTTTTCTCTCAATACATGGATGCAGGAGATGGACGTAGTGTTGTCCAACTGTACTATACTGGTGACGGTAATCCGTCTCACAAGGCAACAGGTTATCAAGTGGACGTGTATCAGTGGATGAAAAAGACGTCAACAATGAAGGTGACGACGAAAAATGTATTCGATGTTGTTCCAGGAATGCCTTTCATTTATATAAATTATATATTTTACGACTTTTTTGATATCACTTCAGCCACGTACTACAATGATGAACTGGAATTGTATAACCCGAATGAGTATAACGTCGTTGCTTTGGTTCTCAAAAAGGACGGAAGAATTGTCGATGTACTGGGAGACCCATCCTCGCATGATCAATTTATGCCTGCTGGTGGGACATTTATTCGCAAACGTGGGATTTACACGGGTTCACAACAGTTTTCATTAACAGGTGAGTGGAACGAGTTCCCTAAAGGAACTTTACAGCATGTGGGTAAACATACACCGTAG
- a CDS encoding acetyltransferase has translation MLIASYREQDHDKLVEIWERAVRATHTFLEEHHIEFYKKVVSDVLQQKQVEVWEVLNADNEPVGFIGLDDNFIEMLFVDVSQHGQGLGRLLINHTLNIKGSHLKVDVNEQNAGAARFYEKMGFVQIGRSELDGSGNPFPLLHLEIKADQAAR, from the coding sequence ATGCTAATCGCTTCATATCGGGAACAGGATCATGACAAGTTAGTCGAGATTTGGGAGAGGGCCGTTCGGGCAACCCATACGTTTTTGGAAGAGCATCACATCGAGTTCTATAAAAAAGTAGTGAGCGACGTGTTGCAGCAAAAGCAAGTTGAGGTATGGGAAGTGCTGAATGCTGACAATGAACCCGTTGGTTTTATCGGCTTGGATGATAACTTTATTGAAATGTTGTTTGTAGATGTCAGTCAGCACGGACAGGGTCTTGGACGTCTTCTAATCAACCATACCCTTAACATCAAAGGCAGTCACCTCAAGGTGGATGTCAATGAGCAGAATGCTGGAGCAGCCCGATTCTACGAGAAAATGGGATTTGTACAAATTGGTCGTTCTGAGTTGGATGGTTCCGGTAATCCATTTCCGCTGCTGCATCTGGAGATCAAGGCAGATCAGGCTGCAAGATAA
- a CDS encoding WXG100 family type VII secretion target, with amino-acid sequence MTQIKVTPEQLDTVSGQFAQAHQQLSGFMSTLDSQIRVMRSNWDGMERERFYNDYATAQATMKSVLELVLSIQSELKKIAERFRTTDEDVVNKALMVALAAAQTLTSLGKHKGDGSGKTSGPPENMEDWDKKDAEDYKNYEEMLKKAEEMGDEKLAQQLQASMNVIRLQYEDEIYQTDPNTGKTVKITEDSIVGTYQVKSDKGETTSISLDKQGNVVDYNKDTKKYEYWEQTHTTSQGEHLFGKGAQTATAYGIGLLLTSKSGSAFTEHATGLGSSFVADKFLFSVPEEGETRTMIYRTNKDTGKIENMIVVTRGDNDIEYIPWREYN; translated from the coding sequence ATGACACAGATTAAGGTAACACCGGAACAACTGGATACAGTTAGTGGGCAATTCGCTCAGGCACATCAGCAATTGTCGGGGTTCATGTCCACATTGGACAGCCAGATCCGTGTCATGCGCAGCAATTGGGACGGAATGGAGCGGGAGCGCTTTTATAACGATTATGCAACGGCCCAAGCTACAATGAAGTCTGTCCTTGAGCTGGTCTTGTCCATCCAATCCGAACTCAAGAAAATTGCGGAGCGTTTCCGCACCACGGATGAAGATGTTGTGAACAAGGCTCTTATGGTGGCTTTGGCTGCGGCACAGACTCTTACGTCCCTCGGTAAACATAAAGGCGATGGCTCGGGCAAAACGTCCGGTCCTCCCGAGAATATGGAGGATTGGGATAAGAAGGACGCCGAGGATTACAAAAACTATGAGGAAATGTTAAAGAAAGCCGAGGAAATGGGTGACGAGAAACTGGCGCAGCAGCTTCAGGCCAGCATGAACGTTATTCGGCTTCAATATGAGGACGAAATCTACCAAACCGATCCGAACACAGGCAAGACGGTGAAGATTACCGAGGATTCGATTGTAGGTACGTATCAAGTGAAAAGTGACAAGGGTGAAACGACCAGCATCAGCTTGGATAAACAGGGTAACGTCGTGGATTACAACAAGGATACGAAAAAATACGAGTACTGGGAACAAACCCATACGACCAGTCAAGGGGAGCATCTCTTTGGCAAAGGAGCACAAACGGCTACAGCTTATGGAATCGGCCTGCTGTTGACCAGCAAGAGTGGATCTGCCTTTACAGAACATGCGACAGGGCTCGGTTCCTCCTTTGTTGCGGACAAGTTCCTGTTCTCCGTGCCGGAAGAAGGCGAGACGCGTACGATGATCTACCGAACCAACAAGGATACAGGAAAAATCGAGAATATGATCGTTGTCACCCGTGGCGACAACGATATTGAATATATTCCGTGGCGCGAGTATAACTAA